A genomic stretch from Chitinophagaceae bacterium includes:
- a CDS encoding iron-sulfur cluster-binding protein, with amino-acid sequence MSQSADKFVAKSTIKSQDLEHRRTINFNIGKYNSKVPEGKLQFTQLLTARERAKNVKWRALETLDQHLEEFELQFTRRGGKVIWAENAKQACDEILKICEPKNCRTVVKSKSMVTEEIHLNHFLTEHKIESVETDLGEYIQQLDEEPPYHIVTPAMHKSKEDVARLFANKLGTDPKATPEQLTLVARNILREKYVQAEVGVTGANFILADVGGIAVTENEGNARLSCAFPKTHIVVVGIEKMLPSVTDLGLFWPLLSTFGTGQLVTVYNSIVLGPKQPGEADGPEEMIVILLDNGRTNVLKNPAMRESLYCIRCGACLNACPVYKNVGGHSYGATYSGPIGKVLTPQMSGMEEYKHLSYASSLCGNCTQVCPIRINLHELLLENRHEAVEQGFSSFGERMAWKVWKTAMLNRKMMNMGNRKMKNWMINSFVKDWTRYRGPMDFPEKTFNQLWRDRKGK; translated from the coding sequence ATGAGTCAATCTGCTGATAAATTTGTCGCCAAGAGTACGATCAAGTCGCAAGACCTTGAACACAGGCGCACAATCAATTTCAATATAGGCAAGTACAATTCAAAAGTACCGGAAGGGAAATTACAGTTCACACAACTGCTTACTGCACGTGAACGTGCAAAAAATGTAAAGTGGCGGGCACTGGAAACACTCGATCAGCACCTGGAAGAATTTGAACTGCAGTTCACACGCCGTGGTGGTAAAGTGATCTGGGCTGAGAATGCAAAACAGGCATGTGATGAAATTCTGAAAATATGTGAACCAAAAAATTGCAGAACAGTAGTGAAGAGCAAGAGCATGGTTACAGAAGAAATTCATCTGAATCATTTTTTAACCGAACATAAGATTGAAAGTGTTGAAACAGATCTGGGCGAATATATTCAGCAGTTGGATGAAGAACCGCCTTATCATATTGTTACACCGGCCATGCATAAAAGCAAGGAAGATGTAGCAAGGTTGTTCGCCAATAAATTAGGAACCGATCCCAAGGCAACACCTGAACAGCTCACATTAGTTGCAAGAAATATCCTCCGTGAAAAATATGTACAGGCCGAGGTGGGCGTAACCGGCGCTAATTTTATTTTAGCTGATGTTGGCGGTATTGCTGTTACAGAAAATGAAGGCAATGCAAGATTAAGTTGTGCATTTCCCAAAACACATATCGTTGTTGTTGGCATTGAAAAAATGCTGCCAAGTGTTACTGACCTGGGTTTGTTCTGGCCACTGCTTTCCACATTTGGTACTGGTCAGTTGGTAACAGTGTACAATAGCATTGTACTTGGTCCAAAGCAACCGGGTGAAGCAGATGGTCCGGAAGAAATGATTGTCATTCTCCTGGATAATGGAAGAACAAACGTGTTGAAGAATCCTGCAATGAGAGAGAGTTTGTATTGTATCCGTTGTGGCGCCTGTTTAAATGCATGTCCTGTTTATAAAAATGTCGGTGGTCACAGTTATGGTGCAACTTACAGCGGACCGATTGGCAAAGTGCTTACTCCGCAAATGAGTGGCATGGAGGAGTACAAGCATTTAAGTTATGCATCTTCGTTGTGTGGCAATTGTACACAGGTTTGCCCGATACGGATCAACCTGCATGAACTTTTACTGGAGAACAGGCATGAAGCTGTGGAGCAGGGCTTTTCTTCTTTTGGTGAACGCATGGCATGGAAAGTATGGAAGACGGCAATGCTGAACCGCAAGATGATGAATATGGGAAACCGCAAGATGAAGAACTGGATGATCAACAGTTTTGTAAAAGACTGGACGAGATATCGTGGCCCGATGGATTTTCCTGAAAAAACATTCAACCAGCTTTGGCGTGACAGGAAAGGGAAGTAA
- a CDS encoding ComEC family competence protein, with amino-acid sequence MLAMIPIWKNIPFLRLLLPFAAGIIAGWNFSLHWMVAVYFIAAALPLLLFYVFSNEQKKFFFSWLPGTAMSLALIGFGRLLTWLNQVNHQQQWVGHQYKPGDVVQLRLLEPLSEKQKTFKALAEIVSVQQNGKAKKVKGNIILYFQKDSIPPSLEYGNIIAINKPLQEIKNAGNPGGFDYKRYALFNGITHQLFLKKTEYVVLNQKKTSAFWSWMYSTKAYILGTLRKQIKGEQETSVAEALLIGYRDDLDRDLVQAYSNTGVVHVIAISGLHLGLIYWLLLLIFKPLDKYRRIKWLKPLLVLSFLWIFSLLTGAGASVLRAAIMFTAIAAGDLFNKKGNIYNSMAASAFVLLCYNPFYLWDVGFQLSYAAVLSIVLFMKPIYHWFSIENKLLDKAWQLNAVTLSAQILTLPLCMYHFHQAPNLFLITNFVAVPLSSLILFGEILLIAVAFIPIVASPVGYILSYLLKWMNGFITWVDHFSFAVTDGIQHNPFQTILLYAFIAATGIWLLQKKVKALKWSLGFLALFFMLQSFSLYKTRQQKKLVVYNLSQQTAVDFMLGNQYLFKGDAVLLQDGFLRNFHLKPSRIFHRTYHSPVYSPSTQSNCFTVNGKKIVLINQSYHYDSASARIKADVVIISKNPRLYINDLIKTIDCKLLVFDGSNPQWKVNLWKKDCEKLHLNYFCTSEQGAFVMNL; translated from the coding sequence ATTCTCGAATGAGCAAAAGAAATTCTTCTTCAGCTGGCTTCCCGGCACTGCCATGTCGCTGGCATTGATTGGTTTCGGTAGATTACTTACATGGCTCAACCAGGTGAATCATCAGCAGCAATGGGTTGGTCATCAGTATAAACCCGGCGATGTTGTTCAGCTGCGTTTACTTGAACCCTTGAGTGAAAAACAAAAAACCTTTAAAGCACTGGCTGAAATTGTTTCTGTTCAGCAAAACGGAAAAGCAAAAAAAGTAAAAGGCAATATCATTCTCTATTTTCAGAAAGACAGCATTCCTCCCTCTTTGGAATATGGAAACATCATTGCCATTAATAAACCCCTACAGGAAATTAAGAATGCAGGCAATCCCGGTGGTTTCGATTACAAACGTTATGCATTATTCAACGGCATAACCCATCAGCTGTTCTTGAAGAAAACAGAATATGTTGTATTGAATCAAAAGAAAACATCTGCTTTCTGGTCGTGGATGTACAGTACAAAAGCATATATCCTTGGTACCCTTCGCAAACAAATTAAAGGTGAACAGGAAACAAGTGTAGCTGAAGCATTACTCATTGGCTACCGTGATGATCTTGACAGGGATTTGGTGCAGGCTTACAGTAATACGGGTGTTGTGCATGTAATTGCCATCAGTGGCTTGCATCTGGGTTTGATCTACTGGCTGCTGCTGCTCATCTTTAAACCATTAGATAAATACAGACGCATCAAATGGCTAAAGCCTTTGCTTGTTCTTTCGTTCTTATGGATCTTCAGTTTACTTACCGGTGCAGGAGCTTCGGTGTTAAGAGCAGCGATCATGTTCACCGCTATAGCTGCCGGTGATCTCTTCAACAAAAAAGGAAATATTTATAACAGCATGGCAGCTTCTGCTTTTGTATTGCTCTGTTACAATCCATTTTATTTATGGGATGTTGGGTTCCAGCTTTCTTATGCAGCAGTGTTAAGTATTGTATTGTTTATGAAACCCATCTATCACTGGTTTTCAATTGAGAATAAACTGCTGGATAAAGCATGGCAGCTGAATGCAGTTACATTATCTGCCCAGATACTTACATTACCGCTTTGCATGTATCATTTTCACCAGGCACCGAATTTATTTCTCATCACCAATTTTGTGGCTGTGCCGTTGAGCAGTTTAATTTTGTTTGGAGAAATACTGCTGATTGCAGTTGCATTTATACCCATTGTCGCTTCTCCTGTTGGCTATATACTCAGTTACTTATTAAAATGGATGAACGGATTCATTACATGGGTTGATCATTTTTCATTTGCTGTAACAGATGGCATTCAGCATAATCCGTTTCAAACAATTTTATTATACGCTTTCATTGCGGCAACAGGCATCTGGCTATTACAGAAAAAAGTAAAGGCGTTAAAATGGAGTCTCGGCTTTCTTGCACTGTTCTTTATGCTGCAAAGCTTTTCTTTGTACAAAACCCGGCAGCAAAAGAAACTGGTAGTTTATAACCTGTCGCAGCAAACAGCTGTTGATTTCATGCTCGGCAATCAATATCTGTTCAAAGGTGATGCAGTGTTATTGCAGGATGGGTTTCTCCGCAATTTCCATCTCAAACCTTCCAGAATATTTCACCGTACTTATCACTCACCTGTTTACAGCCCATCAACCCAAAGCAATTGTTTTACAGTTAATGGGAAGAAAATTGTTTTAATCAATCAGTCTTACCATTACGATTCAGCTTCGGCGAGAATAAAAGCGGATGTTGTGATCATTTCCAAAAACCCCCGACTGTACATCAATGATCTCATCAAAACGATTGATTGTAAGTTGCTTGTCTTCGATGGTTCCAATCCTCAATGGAAGGTCAATCTCTGGAAAAAAGACTGTGAAAAACTTCATTTGAACTATTTCTGCACAAGTGAACAGGGTGCTTTTGTGATGAATTTGTAG
- a CDS encoding DUF3109 family protein produces MIVIDNIYVSDEVVEEQFVCDLDKCKGGCCIDGDAGAPLTNEELKEVNIAFEQVKHLLTREGLRTIEEGGKYVYDREFGWVTPTISNGMCAYGLVDEKGIVKCSFEEVYNEGKTTWKKPVSCHLYPIKISKSKNTEQEYVNYEPRDPMCNPGCSLGQKLKVPTYVFLKEAIIRKYGEDFYEVLSQIADQYYASKKLNK; encoded by the coding sequence GTGATTGTAATTGACAATATTTATGTGAGTGATGAGGTGGTGGAAGAGCAGTTTGTTTGCGATCTGGACAAATGCAAAGGGGGCTGTTGTATTGACGGTGATGCAGGTGCTCCGCTTACAAATGAAGAACTGAAAGAAGTGAACATAGCTTTTGAACAGGTAAAACATTTGCTGACCAGGGAAGGCTTAAGAACTATTGAAGAGGGTGGAAAATATGTTTACGACCGTGAATTCGGTTGGGTTACGCCAACCATCAGTAATGGAATGTGTGCCTATGGATTGGTTGATGAAAAAGGAATTGTGAAGTGCTCGTTTGAAGAAGTTTATAATGAAGGCAAAACAACCTGGAAGAAGCCAGTCTCCTGTCACCTGTACCCCATCAAGATCAGCAAGAGCAAGAACACAGAACAGGAGTATGTGAATTATGAACCTAGGGACCCAATGTGTAATCCGGGTTGTTCATTGGGACAAAAATTAAAAGTACCCACCTATGTATTTTTAAAAGAAGCGATCATCAGGAAGTATGGGGAGGATTTTTATGAAGTGCTTTCGCAAATCGCTGATCAATATTACGCATCGAAAAAATTAAACAAGTAA
- the ssb gene encoding single-stranded DNA-binding protein → MRGVNRVMLIGNLGKDPDVQVLEGNIAVAKFPLATTETFKDRTGKLVSQTEWHTVVLWRGLAELAQKYLHKCSLVYIEGRLKTRSWEDKEGAKKYATEVVGDNLIMLDKRTDGTSRHEGPEQIGGYHGEDLPPIGEPSEDLPF, encoded by the coding sequence ATGAGAGGAGTTAACCGTGTAATGCTGATTGGAAATCTCGGAAAAGATCCGGATGTACAGGTACTGGAAGGAAATATTGCTGTAGCAAAATTTCCACTTGCAACAACAGAAACATTTAAGGACCGTACAGGAAAATTAGTGAGTCAAACCGAATGGCATACAGTGGTGTTGTGGCGGGGTTTGGCCGAACTTGCTCAGAAATATCTGCACAAATGCAGCCTTGTTTACATTGAGGGTAGACTGAAAACCAGGAGCTGGGAAGATAAAGAAGGCGCAAAAAAATATGCAACTGAAGTGGTAGGTGATAACCTGATTATGCTTGATAAAAGGACTGATGGAACAAGCCGTCACGAAGGCCCTGAGCAAATTGGAGGATATCATGGCGAAGATCTTCCGCCAATTGGTGAACCCAGCGAAGATTTACCTTTTTAA
- the rluF gene encoding 23S rRNA pseudouridine(2604) synthase RluF — protein sequence MPEEKISLNKYISATGYCSRREADRLIEQGRVAINGKKAKAAARVSASDKIHIDDELLKVKSTAKQDQFIIAFNKPLNITSTTDEKDRTNIIRFINHPKRIFPIGRLDKDSEGLIFLTNNGDIVNKILRAGNEHEKEYLVTVNKKLTPDFAAKMSKGVHIMDTTTLPCKVRTLSGKSFSITLKQGLNRQIRRMCEAFGYDVVSLRRVRIMNIQLGNIAVGKWRYLSDPEMKELMQMLEGSKNEHRP from the coding sequence ATGCCGGAAGAAAAAATCAGTCTTAATAAATACATCAGCGCAACAGGTTATTGTTCACGCAGGGAAGCCGACAGGCTTATTGAACAGGGACGTGTTGCCATCAATGGAAAAAAAGCAAAAGCAGCTGCAAGAGTTTCTGCATCAGACAAAATTCATATTGATGATGAACTGCTGAAAGTAAAATCAACTGCAAAGCAGGATCAATTTATCATTGCCTTTAACAAGCCGCTGAATATAACTTCAACAACAGATGAAAAAGACCGCACCAATATCATCCGATTTATCAATCATCCAAAACGCATCTTCCCGATTGGGCGATTGGATAAAGATTCAGAAGGTTTGATCTTTTTGACCAACAATGGTGATATCGTTAATAAAATTCTCCGTGCAGGTAATGAACATGAAAAAGAATACCTCGTGACTGTCAATAAAAAACTAACTCCTGATTTTGCTGCGAAGATGAGCAAGGGTGTTCATATCATGGATACAACAACACTGCCCTGCAAAGTTCGAACCTTGAGTGGAAAAAGTTTCTCTATCACTCTGAAGCAGGGATTGAACAGACAGATCAGAAGAATGTGTGAAGCCTTTGGTTATGATGTTGTGAGTTTACGTCGTGTACGAATCATGAACATACAACTGGGAAATATTGCTGTTGGCAAATGGCGTTACTTAAGTGACCCGGAAATGAAAGAATTAATGCAGATGCTGGAAGGATCGAAGAATGAGCATCGCCCATAA
- a CDS encoding polysaccharide deacetylase family protein, translating to MLVYTPHITPRIEYILQYFNERLFIDAELTDDIETYRLYKGAKLNYSAERINAVDFYIQPTGLLQQHDLRKQYIECFDWKEVKAFFKTEDDLGFDVFSAVFYLITRYEEYLEHEPDEYGRYAHWNSLAWKEGFLNMPLIDIWILKFKQELESKFTNLKLQDSQFTFLPTYDIDIAWSYKNKGFVRSVAASLNRPSSIVKRIKVIAGKEKDPYDSYDWLKQLHEENNLQPIYFFLVAAENSEYDKNISPKKKALQQLIQSTAKQAIIALHPSTQSNTNKELLSKEKNILQQISGKKITATRHHYILFHLPHSYRELIAAGFTDDHSMGYGTVNGFRASTSSSFLWYDLEKEETTSLRIHPYAYMEANSFYELHQSPAEALEEMKQLAEEVKKVNGRFISIFHNHMLGTDELFKGWREMYEEFVMPTKETSAGLGNEDQQIPRSPE from the coding sequence ATGCTTGTTTACACGCCGCATATCACTCCACGAATTGAATACATTCTGCAATACTTCAATGAGCGATTATTCATTGATGCTGAATTGACAGATGATATTGAAACCTATCGTTTATACAAAGGAGCCAAACTGAATTATTCTGCGGAGCGGATTAATGCTGTTGATTTTTATATCCAGCCAACAGGATTATTGCAGCAACATGATCTGCGCAAACAATATATTGAATGTTTTGACTGGAAAGAAGTGAAAGCTTTTTTCAAAACAGAAGATGATCTTGGTTTCGATGTATTCTCTGCTGTTTTTTATCTTATTACCCGATACGAAGAATATCTTGAACATGAACCTGATGAATACGGACGGTATGCACACTGGAATTCATTGGCATGGAAAGAAGGTTTCTTAAATATGCCGTTGATTGATATCTGGATCTTGAAATTTAAACAGGAACTTGAATCTAAGTTCACCAATCTCAAACTTCAGGACTCACAATTCACCTTTCTTCCTACTTACGATATTGATATTGCATGGAGCTACAAGAACAAAGGTTTTGTCAGGAGCGTTGCTGCATCATTAAACAGACCATCATCTATTGTAAAGCGGATAAAAGTGATTGCCGGAAAAGAAAAAGATCCATACGATTCTTATGACTGGCTGAAACAATTGCATGAAGAGAATAATCTGCAGCCCATCTACTTTTTCTTAGTTGCAGCGGAGAACAGCGAGTATGATAAAAATATTTCTCCAAAGAAGAAAGCATTGCAGCAGTTGATTCAGTCGACAGCAAAACAGGCAATCATTGCTTTGCACCCTTCAACACAGAGTAACACCAACAAAGAATTACTATCGAAGGAAAAAAATATATTGCAGCAGATAAGCGGTAAAAAGATCACAGCTACACGTCATCATTATATTTTATTTCATCTGCCGCATTCATACCGTGAATTGATTGCTGCCGGATTTACTGATGATCACAGTATGGGCTATGGAACAGTAAATGGATTCCGTGCCTCCACTTCGAGTTCTTTTTTATGGTACGACCTGGAGAAAGAAGAAACAACCTCACTCCGTATTCATCCCTATGCTTATATGGAAGCCAATTCTTTTTATGAATTACATCAATCGCCTGCAGAAGCATTGGAAGAAATGAAGCAACTGGCTGAAGAAGTGAAAAAAGTGAACGGCAGATTTATTTCCATCTTTCATAACCATATGCTGGGTACAGATGAACTGTTTAAAGGCTGGAGAGAAATGTATGAAGAGTTTGTCATGCCGACGAAGGAGACATCTGCCGGGTTGGGAAATGAAGATCAGCAGATTCCTCGTTCCCCGGAATGA
- a CDS encoding DUF2306 domain-containing protein, which produces MPAANAISFSKLLTAGTYGKEKIASSQRFKPTIMANSRMLTFQQASRFIFRLLFWIPVVFFSLLLVRNTIPYYSFSQTFSFIEERAFLFAKPIYYWCFYLHIGAGMFCISSALLQFSTAIIKKRRKIHVWSGKIYVFVVLLIGAPTGLYMSFFAKGSFWERGLFLFMAIYWFITTWWGLKTIKEKNVVAHKIWMIRSYSMAMTAVTFRIYHLVFFVLDWGHLENYEISLWISVLGNMLAAEYFIYKQSKRYLNSFTI; this is translated from the coding sequence ATGCCCGCAGCAAATGCAATTTCCTTTAGCAAACTATTAACAGCCGGAACTTATGGAAAAGAAAAGATTGCCTCATCCCAAAGGTTCAAACCAACCATCATGGCTAATTCACGTATGCTGACGTTTCAGCAGGCAAGCCGCTTCATCTTCAGACTGCTTTTCTGGATTCCCGTTGTATTCTTCAGTCTATTACTTGTTCGAAATACAATCCCCTATTATTCCTTCAGTCAAACCTTTTCGTTCATAGAAGAAAGAGCTTTTTTGTTTGCCAAACCCATTTATTACTGGTGTTTCTACCTGCATATTGGTGCAGGTATGTTCTGTATCAGTTCAGCCCTTTTACAATTCTCCACTGCCATTATAAAAAAGCGGAGAAAGATTCATGTGTGGAGTGGAAAAATCTATGTGTTTGTGGTGTTACTGATTGGCGCTCCAACCGGTTTGTATATGAGTTTTTTTGCCAAGGGAAGTTTTTGGGAAAGAGGTTTATTCCTGTTCATGGCAATTTATTGGTTCATTACTACCTGGTGGGGATTGAAAACGATCAAAGAAAAAAATGTAGTAGCACATAAAATCTGGATGATCCGTTCATATTCTATGGCCATGACAGCAGTTACATTCCGCATTTATCACCTGGTATTTTTTGTCCTGGATTGGGGACACCTTGAAAACTATGAAATCTCGCTCTGGATCAGTGTGCTGGGCAATATGCTCGCAGCAGAATATTTTATTTATAAACAAAGTAAACGTTATCTCAATTCCTTCACCATTTAA
- the gldE gene encoding gliding motility-associated protein GldE, with translation MDYQPIYSLFLLSLKPYLLAINSQGLTLMVILFLVFLFLSFVVSGAEVAFFYLKYKDLNMIKTRQESSAKRIVNLLEEPKVLLASLLAANIIFNLCIIFLTNFLIDEALALQHKLFWVELLLKAAAITSLIILFCEILPKIWVSQNNVFFAYFASWWVETIVYPIFKSTGSWLAGYSDSIEKRLTKYQTASFKNDELDYAIDLMSEEEATDEEKQILKGIQNFSSITVKQIMRSRLDVSGIEYSSSFTDVVNRIQELHYSRLPVYKNNMDEVVGILQTKDLLQHINDADGFHWQQLMRTPFFVPEQKLIDDLLKEFQQKRIHFAVVVDEFGGTSGIVTMEDVLEEIIGEIKDEFDDEEIINKKIDDRNYIFEGKTMINDVCRTMNLPSDTFDGVRGESESLAGLILELAERLPRVADVIETGDFQFMIQEVSRNRIEKVKVTIKPGIE, from the coding sequence TTGGATTACCAACCGATCTACAGTTTATTTTTACTTTCACTGAAACCCTATTTACTGGCAATTAACAGTCAGGGGCTTACCTTAATGGTAATCCTGTTTCTTGTTTTCCTATTTCTTTCTTTTGTGGTAAGTGGCGCAGAGGTTGCTTTCTTTTATCTGAAGTATAAAGATCTTAACATGATCAAAACAAGACAGGAATCATCAGCGAAAAGAATTGTTAACCTGCTGGAAGAACCCAAAGTATTGCTGGCGAGTTTACTGGCTGCCAATATTATTTTCAATCTCTGTATTATTTTTCTCACAAATTTTTTAATTGATGAAGCACTTGCGCTTCAGCATAAACTATTCTGGGTAGAGCTTTTGTTAAAAGCTGCTGCCATAACTTCTCTGATCATTTTGTTTTGTGAAATACTGCCCAAAATATGGGTATCACAAAACAATGTATTCTTTGCTTATTTCGCCAGCTGGTGGGTGGAAACAATTGTGTATCCCATTTTTAAATCAACCGGCAGTTGGCTTGCAGGCTACAGCGACAGTATTGAAAAACGGTTAACTAAATATCAAACAGCATCGTTTAAAAATGACGAACTGGATTATGCCATTGACCTGATGAGTGAAGAAGAAGCAACCGATGAAGAAAAACAGATCCTAAAAGGCATACAGAATTTCAGCAGCATCACTGTTAAACAGATCATGCGTTCAAGATTAGATGTAAGTGGTATTGAATACAGCTCTTCTTTTACAGATGTGGTAAACCGTATACAGGAATTGCATTACAGCCGTTTACCTGTATATAAAAATAATATGGATGAAGTGGTTGGTATACTGCAAACAAAAGATTTGCTGCAGCATATCAATGATGCTGACGGGTTTCACTGGCAGCAACTGATGCGAACACCATTTTTTGTGCCGGAACAAAAACTGATTGATGATCTGCTGAAAGAGTTTCAGCAAAAGCGGATTCACTTTGCAGTGGTAGTTGATGAATTTGGCGGAACAAGCGGTATTGTTACGATGGAAGATGTATTAGAGGAAATCATTGGTGAAATAAAAGATGAGTTTGATGATGAAGAAATCATCAATAAAAAGATTGATGACCGCAATTACATCTTTGAAGGAAAAACAATGATCAATGATGTTTGCCGTACAATGAACCTTCCTTCTGATACATTTGACGGCGTAAGAGGTGAGAGTGAATCACTGGCTGGATTAATACTGGAATTGGCTGAACGTTTGCCAAGAGTTGCTGATGTAATTGAAACAGGCGATTTCCAGTTTATGATACAGGAAGTAAGCCGCAACCGTATTGAAAAAGTAAAAGTGACTATTAAACCCGGAATTGAATAA